A stretch of Prosthecochloris marina DNA encodes these proteins:
- a CDS encoding hybrid sensor histidine kinase/response regulator has protein sequence MNFVSYIKSAVLEGTQISRFNIVTAVFLGAPAHFLYYFLFKYAFHLPYESFELRITATLLCLVALVKLRNPEFLGKYFAIYWHIMLIFVLPFIFTAYLLKNDFHELWLYWEIFMIFILIAYVPNWLVFLFDLLVGVVAAILFFLITSPGAQLNPDFNIPLYSIVVFFTIVAGYVFSYSNKQGQIAQEKNSATQALAGSIAHEMRNPLGQVKYNLEAIEQNLPGYQPGRLSAPINDFTLDKLYRHVAQSKMAVKRGSQVITMILDEVREKPIDTTSFFYASAAVITQKAIDEYGFESSEERDKVVFDKKEDFVFKVGETMYVFVLFNLMMNALYFLKSYPKSKIFITLEKGAQFNRVKVMDTGPGIPTENLDKLFNAYFTSGKKGGTGLGLSYCKRVMQAFGGDITCNSVVGQYTEFVLDFPVISNDELQRRRDELVAANRSLFENKRILIVDDERTDRDEVKEILLALGVLVEEAGDGKEALQKLSEDPYDLVIMNLNMPLMDGYKAAEMIRRGEGGSKNAIVPIVAYTAMPYYIARSKTKKAGMQGLITKPCLQSELIRQLAGIFQQKLSLQSLKGKSLLIADDSSFNRVALKTVLEKQGIVIDEAVDGIEALKKLEGGSFDLVLMDLRMPLSDGISATNHIRQSENQELASVPVIGLSGDSDEASIEEAMHAGMNDYLIKPVDTRVLLMKISQWIR, from the coding sequence ATGAATTTTGTCAGTTATATAAAATCTGCTGTTCTTGAAGGAACACAGATTTCACGTTTTAACATTGTAACGGCAGTTTTTCTGGGAGCTCCAGCACATTTTTTATACTATTTCCTTTTCAAGTATGCATTTCACCTGCCGTATGAGAGTTTCGAGCTTCGTATTACGGCGACACTGCTTTGCCTTGTTGCATTGGTGAAACTCAGAAATCCTGAGTTTCTCGGGAAGTATTTCGCTATCTATTGGCATATCATGCTGATATTTGTGCTGCCGTTCATATTTACAGCATACCTGCTGAAAAATGATTTTCATGAACTCTGGTTGTATTGGGAGATTTTCATGATCTTCATTCTCATCGCCTATGTTCCCAACTGGTTGGTATTTCTGTTTGACCTTCTGGTCGGAGTTGTCGCAGCGATTCTTTTTTTTCTCATAACATCTCCCGGTGCTCAACTCAATCCGGATTTCAATATTCCCCTCTACTCGATTGTAGTTTTTTTTACGATAGTTGCCGGATATGTTTTCAGTTACAGTAACAAGCAGGGGCAGATCGCCCAGGAAAAAAACTCTGCCACCCAAGCACTCGCAGGAAGCATAGCCCATGAAATGCGTAATCCGCTCGGTCAGGTGAAATATAACCTCGAGGCTATTGAGCAGAACCTGCCAGGTTATCAGCCTGGAAGACTGTCTGCCCCGATCAACGATTTTACCCTCGATAAGTTGTATCGGCATGTTGCGCAAAGCAAAATGGCCGTGAAACGGGGCTCGCAGGTCATTACCATGATTCTTGATGAGGTAAGGGAAAAGCCTATAGATACAACCAGTTTTTTTTATGCCTCTGCGGCTGTGATAACCCAGAAAGCTATCGATGAGTATGGGTTTGAATCAAGTGAGGAGCGGGATAAGGTCGTCTTCGACAAAAAAGAAGATTTTGTGTTCAAAGTTGGAGAGACCATGTATGTGTTTGTTCTGTTCAATTTGATGATGAACGCATTGTATTTTTTGAAGTCCTATCCGAAATCAAAGATTTTCATTACTCTGGAAAAGGGAGCACAGTTCAACAGGGTGAAAGTCATGGACACCGGTCCAGGAATTCCGACTGAAAATCTTGACAAGCTTTTCAACGCTTATTTCACGTCAGGTAAAAAAGGAGGAACAGGACTCGGCCTTTCTTATTGCAAGCGAGTCATGCAGGCTTTTGGCGGAGATATCACCTGTAATTCCGTAGTGGGGCAGTACACCGAATTTGTTCTGGACTTTCCTGTGATTTCGAATGATGAATTGCAGCGAAGGCGTGACGAGCTTGTCGCTGCCAACAGATCGCTATTCGAAAACAAACGTATTCTCATCGTTGATGATGAACGTACAGATAGAGATGAAGTAAAGGAAATTCTTTTGGCTCTTGGTGTTTTGGTGGAGGAGGCTGGTGATGGAAAAGAAGCATTGCAGAAGCTTTCAGAGGATCCATATGATCTTGTTATCATGAATCTTAATATGCCTTTGATGGATGGATACAAGGCGGCGGAAATGATAAGAAGAGGAGAGGGTGGCAGCAAAAATGCTATTGTTCCCATAGTGGCTTATACAGCGATGCCATATTATATCGCACGCAGCAAGACAAAAAAGGCTGGTATGCAGGGACTTATTACAAAGCCATGTTTGCAATCAGAACTTATCAGACAGCTTGCCGGTATTTTTCAGCAGAAGCTTTCTTTGCAAAGTCTTAAAGGGAAATCTCTTCTCATAGCGGACGATTCTTCTTTCAATCGAGTTGCACTTAAAACCGTTCTTGAAAAACAAGGTATTGTAATCGATGAAGCTGTCGATGGAATAGAAGCTTTGAAGAAGCTCGAGGGAGGCTCGTTTGATCTTGTTTTGATGGACCTTAGAATGCCATTGTCTGATGGTATCAGTGCAACAAATCACATTCGTCAGTCTGAGAACCAGGAATTGGCGTCTGTACCCGTGATTGGTCTCAGCGGCGACTCGGACGAAGCTTCGATAGAAGAAGCAATGCATGCTGGAATGAATGATTATCTCATCAAACCGGTTGATACGAGGGTTTTGCTGATGAAGATCAGCCAGTGGATTCGCTAA
- a CDS encoding protoporphyrinogen/coproporphyrinogen oxidase — protein sequence MAEIAVIGGGISGIAAAYYLNQHNIDVDLFDAAESIGGRIGSEVLDGRTVDFGGKNIGRNYRRFRCFVKDYGNLPFEQFGFNTSQVVGGRVIKISKEKAKLRNLMRLVYLCGLKGFFKLYPLVKAVKGDHEQGVLNSDFFNSIAERNDHGSLSVFFGERCSQHVVRPVTVRMNGAEPEECYPGNFGSNLALALDSYEQLQGGMSSLIQAFYTGTQHTRFFTGYDVERLAFDPASSKVVIKGFNKGKSEELTYKKVMLALPASKAAPLFEHSNPKLSELLEKVTYYPVAVAVVQYQNDVFKHDHRAMVFDRTSPLSNAGAYGINDLSLVRYTFSGDKARKMILSGTNPEKAISIAEKTIEDYFNVKGNSKHNYVYKYLDPGLCAYSPYHYKLLQKMHGTLDTFHNSIGLTGDYWRGASIEACFRSAEEAVQKLIHK from the coding sequence ATGGCTGAAATTGCTGTGATTGGGGGGGGGATTTCTGGTATTGCGGCAGCATACTATTTGAATCAACACAATATTGATGTTGATCTCTTTGATGCTGCCGAATCAATCGGTGGGCGTATCGGTAGTGAAGTACTCGATGGGCGCACCGTTGATTTTGGGGGGAAAAACATCGGTAGAAATTACAGACGATTTCGCTGTTTTGTGAAAGATTATGGTAATCTGCCTTTTGAACAGTTTGGCTTCAATACATCTCAAGTTGTCGGTGGCAGAGTGATCAAGATCAGTAAGGAAAAAGCCAAACTCCGTAATTTGATGCGTCTTGTTTATCTCTGTGGTTTGAAAGGCTTTTTCAAGTTGTATCCACTTGTCAAGGCTGTTAAAGGTGACCATGAGCAAGGTGTGTTGAACAGCGACTTTTTCAATAGCATTGCAGAACGAAATGACCACGGTTCATTGTCGGTTTTTTTTGGTGAGCGCTGTTCACAGCATGTTGTTCGTCCGGTTACGGTCAGGATGAATGGGGCTGAGCCAGAAGAGTGTTATCCGGGGAATTTTGGCTCTAACCTGGCTTTAGCTCTTGATAGTTACGAGCAGCTGCAGGGAGGCATGTCAAGTCTTATACAAGCGTTTTATACCGGCACGCAGCATACCCGTTTTTTTACCGGTTATGATGTAGAGCGTCTTGCTTTTGATCCTGCCTCTTCAAAAGTTGTCATCAAAGGGTTCAATAAGGGCAAGAGCGAGGAATTAACGTATAAGAAAGTCATGCTTGCATTGCCTGCATCGAAAGCAGCTCCTCTTTTTGAGCATTCTAATCCGAAGCTTTCAGAATTACTCGAAAAGGTGACCTATTATCCGGTAGCTGTTGCAGTTGTTCAGTATCAGAACGACGTCTTTAAGCACGATCACCGTGCAATGGTCTTTGACCGGACTTCGCCTTTAAGCAATGCAGGCGCATACGGTATCAATGATCTGAGCCTCGTTCGGTATACGTTCAGTGGCGATAAAGCGAGAAAAATGATATTGTCGGGCACAAACCCGGAAAAAGCTATATCAATTGCTGAAAAGACTATTGAAGATTATTTTAATGTGAAAGGAAATAGTAAACATAATTACGTTTATAAGTATCTCGACCCTGGATTATGTGCATATTCTCCTTATCATTATAAGCTTCTTCAAAAAATGCATGGTACCCTTGATACATTTCATAATAGTATTGGTCTCACAGGTGATTACTGGAGAGGGGCTTCAATCGAGGCATGTTTCAGGTCTGCAGAGGAAGCGGTGCAAAAATTGATACACAAGTAG
- a CDS encoding AfsA-related hotdog domain-containing protein codes for MLYRKVKSITYRQAKEYVQNHEADAGFGGLINKIPLDITSLMHSPLAMKEDDVVPQVLNRRYVHKKKDENVLISDYFSKGNFLYFNMYDQTREIQFDHDSDHVQGLLLLEAMRQASIATTHISGGLPDEGTIALLTYDSGFYNFLELTAPIVVRTYTPFSFNPGDSKGDVFVSCEIFQWGKLASSALLKGKAFPDKSKYVNYRIRTEKVQARHKKQYDSKILSAQNTVGVI; via the coding sequence TTGCTCTACAGAAAAGTAAAATCAATTACGTACAGGCAAGCCAAAGAATATGTTCAAAACCATGAGGCTGATGCAGGGTTTGGTGGGTTAATTAACAAAATTCCATTGGATATAACATCACTAATGCACAGTCCATTGGCTATGAAAGAAGATGATGTAGTGCCTCAAGTTTTGAACAGACGCTATGTGCATAAGAAAAAAGATGAGAATGTTTTGATTTCTGACTACTTCAGTAAAGGGAATTTCCTGTATTTCAATATGTATGATCAGACACGGGAGATTCAGTTTGATCACGATTCCGATCATGTACAAGGTCTTCTCTTGCTTGAAGCAATGCGTCAGGCATCGATTGCAACCACGCATATATCAGGAGGCTTGCCTGATGAAGGTACAATAGCTTTGCTGACTTATGATTCCGGTTTTTACAATTTCTTGGAGCTGACCGCACCGATTGTGGTCAGAACCTATACTCCATTTTCATTTAATCCCGGCGATAGCAAAGGGGATGTTTTTGTCAGTTGCGAAATTTTTCAGTGGGGAAAACTTGCATCCAGTGCTTTATTGAAAGGAAAAGCTTTCCCTGACAAGTCCAAGTATGTCAATTACAGGATCAGGACAGAAAAAGTCCAGGCCCGACACAAAAAGCAGTACGATTCGAAAATACTGTCAGCGCAAAACACTGTGGGAGTTATCTGA
- a CDS encoding response regulator, producing the protein MNVAEFIRSSFSRGTQVSRFNIMAAAALGAPAHLSFYVAYKYIFQLPYDNLALRLVAVALCLVGLFKLKNPDFLGKYFPIYWHSMLIFVLPFILTVMVLKNNFHEAWIYWEIFMIFVLISFVPNPLVFLFDLFLGVGAAIVFFFLTPPFVVLDPQFDIAPYVLLVVFSIVAGYVFSYSNRKGIVAQEKNSAFQALAGSIAHEMRNPLGQVKFSFQSILEELPTYHADKVYECITAQGLDNIYLRVAQGQMAVSRGGQVIDMILDEVKDKPIDTSGFTYLSAEGITKKAIDEYGYESEAERKKLSLECSGDFLIKADETMYVFVLFNLIMNAFYFIKNYPDAHITVCLEKGSSFNRISVRDTGPGIPPENLGRLFDAFFTSGKKGGTGLGLAYCKRVMKAFGGDITCESRQHEYTEFTLEFPVVSGQELVRFRSWMVSRYRDIFEDKSILLVDDELPDREPVKQYLEPFHVIIDEAGNGQEALEMLAKKRYDVVLMNLGMPVMNGYESTEEIRRGKAGATMKNVPIVGHTAVPTYIARGKTEKVGMQAFISKPVTESELINLLASIFNGEYIVGTRDFSGINVMLVDDSSFNRYVLKSILEKHNIGISEAVSGKAAIEKLKLDDIHVILMDIQMPELDGIETTRLIRSSMSGSNKNVPIIGLSGESGEEEIQKALSAGMNDYLLKPVDSVLLLNMIEKWGKS; encoded by the coding sequence GTGAATGTTGCCGAATTCATACGGTCATCGTTCAGCAGGGGGACGCAGGTTTCGCGTTTTAACATCATGGCCGCAGCTGCTCTCGGGGCACCGGCACATCTCTCTTTCTACGTTGCATACAAATATATCTTCCAACTTCCTTATGATAACCTTGCATTACGCCTTGTAGCAGTAGCTCTCTGTCTTGTCGGGCTTTTCAAGCTCAAAAATCCAGACTTTCTCGGCAAATACTTTCCGATTTACTGGCATAGCATGCTCATTTTCGTATTGCCGTTCATCCTTACTGTCATGGTATTGAAGAACAATTTTCATGAAGCCTGGATTTACTGGGAAATTTTCATGATTTTTGTTCTGATTTCCTTTGTCCCCAACCCTTTGGTATTTCTTTTCGATCTCTTCCTTGGGGTAGGTGCCGCTATTGTGTTTTTTTTCCTTACGCCACCTTTCGTCGTTCTCGATCCGCAGTTTGATATAGCCCCATATGTGCTTCTTGTCGTTTTTTCAATAGTAGCAGGGTATGTATTCAGTTATAGCAACCGAAAAGGAATTGTAGCACAGGAAAAAAATTCAGCTTTTCAGGCTCTTGCCGGAAGTATCGCTCACGAGATGCGAAATCCTCTGGGGCAGGTGAAGTTCAGTTTCCAAAGTATTTTGGAAGAACTGCCGACATACCATGCCGACAAGGTGTATGAGTGTATTACCGCTCAAGGTTTGGACAATATCTACCTACGGGTTGCTCAGGGTCAGATGGCGGTCAGTAGGGGCGGACAGGTTATCGACATGATTCTCGATGAAGTTAAAGACAAACCTATTGACACGAGCGGCTTCACGTATCTTTCTGCCGAGGGGATTACCAAAAAAGCCATCGATGAGTATGGTTATGAATCTGAGGCCGAAAGGAAAAAGCTTTCTTTGGAATGCAGTGGCGATTTTCTCATCAAGGCCGATGAGACGATGTATGTGTTTGTTCTGTTTAACCTGATTATGAATGCATTTTATTTCATAAAAAACTATCCTGACGCGCATATTACCGTTTGCCTGGAAAAAGGCAGTTCATTCAACAGAATTTCTGTGAGGGATACCGGGCCTGGTATTCCTCCAGAAAATCTGGGCAGGCTTTTCGATGCCTTTTTCACGTCGGGTAAAAAGGGAGGGACAGGTTTGGGCCTCGCCTATTGCAAAAGAGTTATGAAGGCTTTTGGCGGCGATATAACCTGTGAATCCAGGCAACATGAGTATACGGAATTCACTTTGGAGTTTCCTGTCGTGAGTGGCCAGGAGCTTGTCAGGTTCAGGTCGTGGATGGTCTCCCGCTACCGCGATATCTTCGAGGACAAGTCTATTTTGCTCGTTGACGATGAATTGCCGGACAGGGAGCCGGTTAAGCAATACCTTGAGCCGTTTCATGTTATAATCGATGAGGCAGGGAACGGTCAAGAGGCGCTGGAGATGCTCGCAAAAAAGCGATATGATGTTGTTTTGATGAACCTGGGTATGCCCGTTATGAACGGTTATGAATCTACAGAGGAAATCCGGCGCGGTAAGGCAGGCGCTACGATGAAAAACGTACCCATTGTTGGCCATACTGCAGTTCCTACCTATATCGCGAGAGGAAAAACAGAAAAAGTTGGCATGCAGGCCTTTATTTCGAAGCCGGTTACCGAGTCTGAATTGATCAATCTTCTCGCATCGATATTCAATGGGGAATACATTGTCGGGACAAGGGACTTTTCAGGTATCAATGTGATGCTTGTCGATGATTCTTCTTTCAACAGATATGTTCTCAAAAGCATTCTTGAAAAGCATAACATCGGTATCAGCGAAGCTGTCAGTGGAAAAGCGGCGATCGAAAAGCTGAAACTGGATGATATTCATGTGATACTTATGGATATCCAGATGCCGGAACTTGATGGTATAGAGACAACGAGGCTTATTCGAAGCAGTATGTCTGGTAGTAACAAAAATGTTCCTATCATCGGGCTTAGTGGCGAGTCGGGCGAAGAGGAGATTCAGAAAGCGCTTAGTGCCGGTATGAACGATTATCTCCTCAAACCTGTCGATAGTGTTTTACTGCTGAACATGATTGAAAAGTGGGGTAAATCCTGA
- the hemB gene encoding porphobilinogen synthase, which produces MSQTDLLNIVHRPRRLRRTPAIRNLVKENTLSKSDLVFPLFVCPGSNVVEEVPSMPNSFRYSIDNAVKECKELWDLGIQAIDLFGIPEEKTEDGREAYNDDGIIQRAIRAIKEAVPDLYIMTDVALDPFTPFGHDGLVKDGIILNDETVEVLCKMSISHAKAGADMVSPSDMMDGRIGAIREALDDSGHSDVGILSYSAKYSSSFYGPFRDALHSAPQFGDKSTYQMDPANSDEGMKEIELDIMEGADIVMIKPGLAYLDIVYRTKERFDVPVAVYHVSGEYSMVMAGAEKGWIDGDRVMMESLVAMKRAGADIIFTYYAKEAAKRLS; this is translated from the coding sequence ATGAGTCAGACAGATTTATTGAATATTGTACACCGACCGAGAAGACTTCGCAGAACTCCTGCTATCAGGAACCTTGTAAAGGAAAACACCCTATCGAAAAGTGACCTTGTCTTTCCACTGTTTGTCTGCCCCGGCAGTAATGTCGTGGAAGAGGTTCCCTCGATGCCCAACAGTTTCCGTTATTCAATCGACAATGCGGTAAAAGAATGCAAGGAGCTCTGGGATCTGGGTATACAGGCGATCGATCTGTTTGGCATTCCAGAAGAAAAAACCGAAGACGGTCGTGAAGCATATAATGACGACGGCATCATCCAGCGAGCTATCCGTGCCATCAAAGAGGCTGTGCCGGATCTTTACATTATGACCGATGTTGCTCTCGACCCGTTCACCCCGTTCGGCCATGACGGCTTGGTAAAGGATGGAATCATTCTCAATGACGAAACCGTCGAAGTGCTGTGCAAGATGTCGATATCACATGCAAAAGCAGGAGCAGACATGGTTTCTCCGAGTGATATGATGGACGGTCGTATCGGAGCAATCCGGGAAGCACTGGACGACTCGGGACATTCGGATGTAGGCATTCTTTCGTATTCGGCAAAATACTCGTCGAGCTTCTACGGACCGTTCCGTGACGCTCTTCACTCGGCACCGCAGTTCGGTGACAAATCCACCTATCAGATGGATCCGGCAAATTCCGATGAAGGCATGAAAGAAATCGAACTCGATATCATGGAAGGCGCTGATATTGTCATGATCAAACCAGGACTTGCTTATCTTGATATCGTCTACAGAACAAAGGAAAGATTCGACGTTCCGGTCGCCGTGTATCATGTTTCGGGAGAGTATTCGATGGTGATGGCTGGAGCGGAGAAAGGTTGGATAGACGGCGACAGGGTCATGATGGAATCTCTGGTTGCAATGAAGCGTGCAGGTGCCGATATTATCTTTACCTATTATGCAAAAGAAGCAGCGAAAAGACTGTCCTGA
- the aroC gene encoding chorismate synthase, producing the protein MIRYFTAGESHGPALSAIVEGLPSGITITPEDINTELARRQQGYGRGGRMKIETDKAVVLSGIRFGKTIGSPVALQIENRDWKNWTEKMAQFEKPNEDIPAISIPRPGHADLTGMIKYGFEDIRPVIERASARETAARVAACSLAKTFLRSVGIQIGSYVSSIGPAGETASSSRLESLLAEGAEALTKEADTSPVRMLEKTDEENAVAAIDKAKEEGDTLGGIIELFITGVPMGLGSYVQHDRRLDAELAAALISIQAVKGVEIGTAFDNARNPGSQVHDELFPGAAHGPSRKTNRAGGLEGSMTNGSVIHLRAAMKPIATLMSPLHSFDITSMEAHLSHIERSDTCAVPACSVIAEAVVAPVIANALLKKTGGDHLAEILERLEEYRAEIAAKFKQ; encoded by the coding sequence ATGATCAGATACTTTACAGCAGGAGAATCTCACGGCCCGGCACTCTCGGCAATCGTCGAAGGTCTACCTTCGGGAATAACGATCACTCCTGAGGATATCAATACTGAACTGGCACGACGCCAGCAGGGATACGGAAGAGGCGGCCGAATGAAAATCGAGACCGATAAAGCCGTTGTGCTGTCGGGGATACGGTTCGGAAAAACCATCGGCTCTCCGGTTGCACTGCAAATAGAAAACCGGGACTGGAAAAACTGGACCGAAAAAATGGCCCAGTTCGAAAAACCGAACGAAGACATTCCTGCAATCAGCATACCGAGACCCGGCCATGCGGACCTTACCGGCATGATCAAGTACGGCTTCGAAGATATCCGGCCGGTGATAGAACGTGCATCAGCCCGTGAAACCGCGGCGCGAGTCGCCGCCTGCTCTCTTGCAAAAACTTTTTTGAGATCGGTGGGAATCCAGATAGGAAGTTACGTTTCTTCCATAGGTCCAGCCGGAGAAACGGCATCGTCGTCCCGTCTTGAAAGCTTGCTTGCCGAAGGTGCAGAAGCACTGACAAAAGAAGCCGACACTTCCCCCGTACGCATGTTGGAAAAAACAGATGAAGAAAATGCCGTTGCAGCCATCGACAAGGCAAAAGAAGAGGGGGACACGCTTGGCGGTATCATCGAGCTGTTTATCACTGGAGTTCCGATGGGTCTGGGTTCTTATGTCCAGCACGATCGCAGGCTCGATGCGGAACTTGCTGCCGCACTCATTTCGATACAAGCAGTAAAGGGTGTTGAAATCGGTACGGCGTTCGACAACGCGAGAAATCCCGGATCACAGGTGCATGACGAACTTTTTCCAGGCGCAGCACATGGCCCTTCCCGCAAAACAAACCGGGCAGGTGGCCTGGAAGGAAGCATGACGAACGGATCCGTCATCCACCTCAGGGCGGCAATGAAGCCCATTGCCACACTGATGTCGCCATTGCACTCATTCGACATAACCTCGATGGAAGCCCATCTCTCTCACATAGAACGGAGTGATACCTGTGCGGTTCCTGCCTGCAGCGTTATCGCCGAAGCCGTTGTGGCACCGGTCATAGCAAATGCTTTGCTGAAAAAAACAGGAGGAGACCATCTTGCAGAGATTCTCGAAAGACTCGAGGAATACAGGGCGGAAATAGCAGCAAAGTTCAAACAGTGA
- the cysE gene encoding serine O-acetyltransferase: MTAEYIWSVIRSEARRESEREPCMKHFLEQHILSFDDFSSALAMLLSVKLASKHFPPQVLQNLFDEFYGLNPEAVDKAVFDLTATLDRDPAAVNYFEIMLFLKGFQALQAHRLAHWLWNNDRKPMAYLMQNRMSEVFGVDIHPAAKIGMGILLDHATSLVIGETAVVEDNVSILHEVTLGGTGKETGDRHPKVRKSVLIGAGAKILGNVEIGEGAKVGAGSVVLDNVPPHYTVAGVPAQIVGRTEVAEPSLEMNQRLSAKRRQD; encoded by the coding sequence ATGACTGCAGAGTATATATGGTCGGTTATCCGTTCCGAGGCAAGACGTGAAAGTGAGCGGGAGCCTTGCATGAAGCATTTTCTGGAACAGCATATTCTGAGCTTCGATGATTTTTCTTCAGCTCTTGCCATGCTGCTTTCGGTCAAGCTTGCATCGAAGCATTTTCCTCCCCAGGTTCTTCAGAATCTGTTCGACGAGTTTTACGGATTGAACCCTGAAGCGGTTGACAAGGCGGTGTTCGATCTTACGGCAACGCTCGACAGGGACCCTGCTGCGGTCAATTATTTTGAAATTATGCTGTTTTTAAAAGGTTTCCAGGCGCTTCAGGCCCACCGCCTGGCACACTGGCTTTGGAACAATGATCGCAAGCCGATGGCTTATCTCATGCAGAACAGGATGTCGGAAGTGTTTGGGGTTGATATACATCCTGCTGCAAAAATAGGCATGGGAATCCTGCTCGACCATGCTACGAGCCTTGTTATCGGTGAAACAGCTGTAGTCGAAGACAATGTCTCGATCCTGCACGAAGTGACGCTTGGAGGAACTGGCAAGGAAACAGGTGACCGGCATCCGAAAGTGAGAAAATCCGTGCTGATCGGCGCAGGGGCTAAAATTCTTGGTAATGTCGAGATAGGGGAAGGCGCAAAAGTAGGGGCTGGCAGCGTGGTGCTCGATAATGTACCGCCCCATTACACCGTAGCCGGGGTTCCCGCACAGATTGTCGGCCGGACTGAAGTAGCTGAACCGTCTCTGGAGATGAACCAGCGCCTGAGCGCCAAACGGCGTCAGGACTGA
- a CDS encoding Y-family DNA polymerase: MFALVDCNNFYVSCERVFNPALHNRPVVVLSNNDGCIISRSQEAKALGLPMGAPVFKHKVLLERHNVVLFSPNFALYGDMSSRVMNTLGELLPDIEIYSIDEAFADLHGFERFNLQQLAETVRDTIRRNTGIPVSVGIGATKTLAKVANHLAKKNSLYHGVCVLDEKAAIRDALAGIRIEDVWGIGRGYSRFLRRHAVETALDFSALPSEWVQRRMHVTGSRVQRELNGISCLSLEHALPLRKSICTSRSFGRKVSRIEDLERAIGSFASKCVVKLREQGLLASFVTVFVYSGSFDDPRYRYKGGRTVSIPAATQNTLEIVQCALEALKEVYHEKCAYKKAGVVLSGLAPVSDSCITPSLFDEDKGAGYDSQALMQAIDMVNSRYGSGTLRLAVSESSGWKQRMERLSPRYTTRWEDIIEVRG, encoded by the coding sequence ATGTTTGCCCTTGTGGACTGCAACAATTTTTACGTCTCTTGCGAGCGGGTGTTCAACCCGGCGCTTCACAACCGGCCGGTTGTGGTGCTTTCCAACAATGACGGCTGTATCATTTCACGTTCCCAGGAAGCAAAAGCGCTTGGTTTGCCCATGGGCGCGCCGGTATTCAAGCACAAAGTGCTGCTTGAGAGACATAATGTGGTGCTGTTTTCACCGAACTTCGCGCTCTACGGTGACATGTCGTCACGGGTGATGAACACGCTCGGCGAGCTGTTGCCGGATATCGAAATCTATTCCATCGATGAAGCGTTTGCCGATCTGCACGGCTTCGAGCGGTTCAACCTGCAGCAACTGGCCGAAACTGTCCGCGACACCATCAGGAGAAATACAGGTATACCGGTAAGTGTGGGTATCGGAGCGACAAAAACCCTTGCCAAGGTCGCCAATCATCTCGCGAAGAAAAACAGTCTGTATCATGGGGTGTGCGTGCTGGATGAGAAGGCGGCAATACGTGATGCTCTCGCTGGTATTCGGATCGAGGATGTTTGGGGAATCGGGAGAGGTTACAGTCGTTTTCTTCGCCGTCATGCCGTTGAGACTGCTCTTGATTTTTCCGCTCTTCCGAGCGAATGGGTACAACGTCGTATGCATGTTACCGGATCGAGGGTTCAGCGGGAGCTGAACGGTATTTCCTGTCTTTCTCTGGAACATGCGCTTCCGCTCAGGAAAAGTATTTGCACCTCCCGTTCTTTTGGACGAAAGGTTTCAAGGATTGAAGATCTGGAACGCGCTATTGGAAGTTTTGCATCGAAATGTGTTGTTAAGTTACGTGAACAGGGATTACTTGCCAGTTTTGTAACCGTCTTTGTCTATTCTGGTTCGTTTGATGATCCGCGATACCGGTACAAAGGTGGACGCACGGTTTCCATTCCGGCTGCTACACAGAATACACTCGAAATTGTGCAGTGTGCGCTGGAGGCGCTCAAGGAGGTGTATCATGAAAAGTGTGCATATAAAAAGGCCGGGGTTGTGCTGAGCGGGCTTGCTCCAGTATCGGATTCATGTATCACGCCTTCGCTGTTTGATGAAGATAAAGGTGCCGGCTATGATTCGCAGGCACTCATGCAGGCTATTGACATGGTTAATTCCCGCTATGGTTCCGGTACCCTGAGATTGGCTGTTTCAGAGTCTTCAGGGTGGAAACAACGTATGGAAAGGTTATCCCCTCGCTATACGACTCGCTGGGAGGATATTATCGAGGTGAGAGGGTAA